Proteins from a genomic interval of Rhodococcoides fascians A25f:
- a CDS encoding Pycsar system effector family protein, whose amino-acid sequence MNDNPIENAWKIHAALVDWTGKVDTKASFTLTIESALLAGVMALSGENRALSNLRGLPAFLYVVGISLLVVAVCYAVLVVRPRLRSKNLTAEARQHYIYFGHLRERKPSLVRDHLENTPVLPVLSKQLVEMSKIAWDKHKMVQRSMTIAPLGLVALLFAAALSS is encoded by the coding sequence GTGAACGACAACCCCATCGAGAACGCCTGGAAGATCCACGCCGCTCTGGTCGACTGGACAGGCAAGGTCGACACAAAAGCCTCATTCACACTCACGATCGAAAGCGCATTGTTAGCTGGGGTAATGGCCTTGTCAGGCGAAAACCGGGCGTTAAGCAACTTGCGCGGCCTTCCCGCGTTCCTATACGTGGTAGGTATCAGCCTGCTGGTCGTGGCGGTCTGCTACGCAGTGCTGGTCGTTCGGCCACGGCTTCGCTCGAAGAACCTGACGGCCGAAGCGCGTCAGCACTACATCTACTTCGGACACCTTCGTGAACGTAAGCCGTCCTTGGTGCGCGACCACCTGGAGAACACGCCGGTTCTGCCGGTGTTGTCGAAACAATTAGTCGAGATGAGCAAGATCGCATGGGACAAGCACAAGATGGTGCAGCGGTCGATGACGATCGCACCGCTCGGCCTTGTCGCGCTGCTCTTCGCTGCTGCCCTATCCAGTTAA
- a CDS encoding ArsR/SmtB family transcription factor, whose protein sequence is MSTEFESRLAELEARVAELERRDAPEQPEARETTGGMIAYQGDVHLYGTVRWDIGYSPDAIVELPVPSASEVLAALGHPVRLRIVRTLLRGPANAADLHAAVGVGSSGQVYHHLKTLSSANIVEQQGRGDYRIAAKRVVPVLVSMLAAADIAGDLGT, encoded by the coding sequence GTGAGCACAGAGTTCGAGTCGAGACTGGCAGAGCTGGAAGCCCGCGTCGCCGAGCTGGAACGACGCGACGCCCCTGAGCAGCCAGAGGCCAGGGAAACGACAGGCGGCATGATCGCCTACCAAGGCGACGTGCACCTGTACGGCACGGTCCGCTGGGACATCGGATACTCCCCCGACGCCATCGTGGAGTTACCCGTCCCGTCGGCATCAGAAGTGCTTGCGGCTCTGGGACATCCGGTGCGGTTGCGGATCGTCCGAACGCTGCTACGCGGCCCCGCGAACGCGGCGGATCTGCACGCGGCGGTGGGAGTCGGCTCCTCCGGTCAGGTCTATCACCACCTCAAGACGCTGAGTTCGGCGAACATCGTCGAGCAGCAGGGCCGCGGCGACTACCGAATTGCCGCGAAACGCGTCGTGCCCGTGCTTGTTTCCATGCTCGCTGCCGCCGATATCGCGGGCGATCTGGGCACCTGA
- a CDS encoding 8-oxoguanine DNA glycosylase OGG fold protein — protein sequence MSRLDEGFPPPTACVQWCQHRSYDLHVLDDGVEVDLDWWNGHLDRAGHDLRLRGRNLDGEIVEYGDATVQRNDLRFGTDLAVGEHDSLGLLFLCAAWQGSHRHRRAMRRFPDIMNPHLSRPDENPVAKTLAMLDSCVRNRVMPDHPNSTWSGWPDAPGVGMSLMATFLWAVKASVYGGPAQLIDQYGVSTLIHEGWLEDPSVTGFTRRRYDRYVELITAWATDIDTSPELVEMWLVQRWSARLNEARHGRYTAPTLF from the coding sequence ATGTCACGACTCGACGAGGGGTTCCCGCCGCCGACGGCCTGTGTGCAGTGGTGTCAGCACCGCAGCTACGACCTCCATGTCCTCGACGACGGTGTGGAGGTGGACCTGGATTGGTGGAACGGCCACCTCGACAGGGCAGGTCATGATCTACGGCTGCGCGGCCGCAACCTAGACGGCGAAATCGTCGAGTACGGCGATGCCACCGTGCAGCGAAACGATCTTCGGTTCGGCACCGATCTGGCTGTAGGCGAACACGATTCGCTCGGACTGCTGTTTCTCTGCGCGGCCTGGCAGGGCAGCCACCGGCACCGCAGAGCGATGCGCCGATTCCCGGACATCATGAACCCGCACCTCAGCCGTCCCGACGAGAACCCCGTCGCCAAGACTCTTGCCATGCTCGACAGCTGTGTCCGCAACCGCGTAATGCCCGACCATCCGAACTCGACCTGGTCCGGCTGGCCCGACGCACCGGGCGTCGGAATGTCCTTGATGGCCACGTTCTTGTGGGCGGTGAAGGCGTCGGTCTATGGCGGACCGGCGCAGCTGATCGACCAATACGGAGTGTCGACACTCATCCACGAAGGGTGGCTCGAAGACCCGTCCGTCACCGGCTTCACTCGCCGCCGTTACGACCGCTACGTCGAACTCATCACCGCATGGGCCACCGACATCGACACCAGCCCCGAACTCGTCGAAATGTGGCTCGTGCAGCGCTGGAGCGCCCGCTTGAACGAAGCACGACACGGTCGGTACACCGCACCCACATTGTTTTGA
- a CDS encoding serine hydrolase, giving the protein MRRSTWISTACVAALLVGGCATDNDATATTATTNPTPDNCAPVTSTDLATEDGWIGLIDQAPDTVGLVIDDGRGRTVEHRADQEQVLASAIKVVHLAAYAQAVTNGTIDPNEQVALSDWERWYVPGTDANAHPKALTRLGIANAGTNATDPNATVRIDAMVSAMIQESDNSVPDYLRYRLGDQALVDAAATGGWENFELPSMVADMLSVFDPELADADTWETAQKWAFDPQFRAQVEASVQVPIYEDQAARVESSFRGGSAEELNGMYRAFTDGTYGAASDTILRQLEWQPAGDSVRGVGFKGGSLPGVLTQGFELRRNDGTVATAVWLTDGLSADRFDQAMAGTGTQQQLIIEAMLSTEVLDRIACVV; this is encoded by the coding sequence ATGCGACGCTCGACCTGGATATCGACAGCTTGTGTAGCTGCGCTGTTGGTGGGCGGATGCGCCACCGACAACGACGCAACCGCAACGACCGCCACCACTAACCCGACGCCGGATAACTGCGCTCCCGTCACGTCCACCGACCTCGCCACCGAGGACGGGTGGATCGGACTGATCGATCAAGCGCCCGACACCGTCGGCCTCGTCATCGACGACGGTCGCGGCCGAACCGTCGAACATCGGGCCGACCAAGAGCAGGTACTCGCATCCGCGATCAAGGTCGTGCATCTCGCCGCGTACGCCCAGGCAGTCACGAACGGCACCATCGACCCCAATGAGCAAGTGGCCCTATCGGATTGGGAACGCTGGTACGTGCCTGGCACCGACGCCAACGCTCACCCGAAGGCCTTGACCCGATTGGGCATTGCGAACGCCGGCACCAACGCAACCGACCCCAATGCCACGGTTCGTATCGACGCCATGGTGTCGGCCATGATCCAGGAGAGCGACAACTCGGTGCCCGACTACCTCCGATACCGACTCGGCGATCAGGCCCTCGTCGACGCCGCAGCAACCGGAGGTTGGGAGAACTTCGAGCTACCGAGCATGGTGGCCGACATGCTCTCGGTCTTCGATCCCGAACTCGCCGATGCAGATACCTGGGAGACCGCTCAGAAGTGGGCGTTCGACCCGCAGTTCCGGGCCCAGGTCGAGGCGTCCGTGCAAGTGCCGATCTACGAGGACCAGGCCGCCAGGGTCGAGAGCAGTTTCCGCGGCGGTTCGGCCGAAGAATTGAACGGAATGTATCGCGCCTTCACGGACGGGACCTACGGCGCGGCATCCGACACCATTCTGCGCCAACTGGAATGGCAACCTGCCGGCGACAGCGTCCGCGGTGTCGGGTTCAAAGGTGGCAGCCTCCCCGGTGTCCTGACCCAGGGATTCGAGCTGCGCCGCAACGACGGAACAGTCGCGACGGCGGTGTGGCTCACCGACGGACTGTCGGCCGACCGATTCGATCAAGCCATGGCCGGAACCGGCACGCAGCAGCAACTCATCATCGAGGCGATGCTCTCGACGGAGGTTCTGGACCGGATAGCCTGCGTGGTGTGA
- a CDS encoding type I restriction-modification system subunit M: MSSSTREGQRAELHKTIWRIANDLRGSVDGWDFKTYVLGMLFYRFISENLTVYLNTLEIQAGDASFEYSKLADANAEFGRKDTVEEKGFYILPSELFQNVRERAAQDVNLNETLERVFKNIEGSAVGTDSEDDLKGLFDDLDVNSSKLGNTVAKRNAKLVKLLDAIGDLPLGNFGDNSIDLFGDAYEYLMQMYASQAGKSGGEYYTPQEVSEVLAKITVAGKKRVNRVYDPAAGSGSLLLKFVKVLGRENVGGFYGQEISLTTYNLARINMFLHDVNYEKFNIAHGDTLTDPAHWDDEPFEAIVSNPPYSIKWEGDANPLLINDERFAPAGVLAPKSKADLAFTMHILSWLAVNGTAAIVEFPGVLYRGGAEAKIRKYLIDSNYIDAVIQLPPDLFFGTTIATCIIVLKKSKKDNSVLFVDASAEFERLGNKNKLLPENQDHILDTLAARVDADHLAKLVANEDISINDYNIAVSSYVEHENLSETVDIIELNAEIARIVARQAELRTAIDAIVAGLEGAGYETE; encoded by the coding sequence ATGTCATCTTCAACTCGAGAAGGCCAGAGAGCCGAGCTGCACAAAACCATCTGGCGGATCGCCAACGATCTTCGTGGAAGCGTCGACGGCTGGGACTTCAAGACCTACGTCTTGGGTATGCTTTTTTACCGATTCATCTCCGAAAATTTGACCGTATACCTGAACACGCTTGAGATCCAAGCTGGGGACGCGAGCTTCGAATATTCAAAACTCGCTGATGCGAATGCCGAGTTTGGCCGCAAGGATACTGTCGAGGAAAAGGGCTTCTACATACTACCGTCTGAGCTTTTTCAGAACGTCCGTGAACGCGCTGCACAGGACGTCAATCTGAACGAGACCCTGGAGCGAGTTTTCAAGAATATCGAAGGTTCGGCGGTCGGGACTGACAGCGAAGACGACCTCAAAGGTCTATTCGACGATCTTGATGTTAATAGCTCCAAGCTCGGCAATACCGTCGCCAAACGCAACGCGAAGTTAGTCAAACTGCTCGACGCAATCGGGGATCTGCCGCTTGGTAATTTCGGGGACAACTCGATCGACCTCTTTGGCGATGCCTACGAGTATCTGATGCAGATGTACGCTTCGCAGGCCGGTAAGTCGGGCGGTGAGTATTACACGCCGCAGGAAGTCTCCGAAGTGCTCGCAAAGATCACCGTCGCGGGAAAGAAGCGGGTCAACCGGGTCTACGACCCAGCTGCCGGGTCGGGATCGCTTCTACTCAAGTTCGTCAAGGTGCTCGGCAGGGAGAACGTAGGCGGATTCTACGGCCAGGAGATCAGTCTGACCACCTACAACCTTGCTCGCATCAACATGTTTTTGCACGACGTAAACTACGAAAAGTTCAACATCGCCCACGGTGACACACTCACCGACCCCGCGCACTGGGATGACGAGCCGTTCGAAGCGATTGTCTCTAATCCGCCCTATTCGATCAAGTGGGAGGGCGACGCCAACCCGTTGCTGATCAACGATGAACGATTCGCCCCTGCGGGAGTGCTTGCGCCGAAGTCCAAGGCCGACTTGGCGTTTACCATGCATATCCTGTCGTGGCTGGCGGTCAACGGCACGGCGGCGATTGTCGAGTTCCCGGGAGTGCTGTACCGCGGTGGTGCGGAGGCAAAGATCCGCAAGTACCTGATCGATAGCAACTACATCGATGCTGTGATCCAGCTACCTCCAGATCTGTTCTTCGGCACCACGATTGCGACATGCATCATTGTGCTGAAGAAGTCCAAGAAAGACAACAGCGTTCTGTTTGTCGACGCTTCGGCCGAGTTTGAGCGCCTCGGCAATAAGAATAAGCTGCTTCCGGAGAACCAAGATCACATCCTCGACACTCTTGCAGCTCGCGTGGACGCAGACCACCTTGCGAAGCTGGTGGCAAATGAGGATATCTCCATCAACGACTACAACATCGCAGTGTCCAGCTACGTCGAGCACGAAAACCTTAGTGAGACCGTCGACATAATCGAACTGAATGCCGAGATCGCTCGGATCGTGGCACGGCAGGCCGAGTTGCGGACGGCGATTGATGCGATCGTTGCAGGTCTGGAAGGAGCCGGATATGAGACTGAGTGA
- a CDS encoding restriction endonuclease subunit S, translating into MNSFNELIGRLKLDGVPFKTLGDVGTFVRGNGLQKKDLTDEGVPAVHYGQIHTHYGVWATETKSFTSKGLAAKLRHAKPGDLLIATTSEDDHAVAKATAWLGESDVVLSGDAYIYSHTLEPKYVAYFFQSEQFESQKRRYVSGTKVRRVSGASLAKVRIPVPPREVQREIARILDQFVQLEAELEAELEARRRQYGYYRNSMVTKSRFRLSDWVPLENVASIRAGNRPESISHVGDIPYINAGNEPSGFTESANTHGGAVTIPSRGQGSAGHVGFQNAEFWCGPLCYRVVSSNPEVLDKFLYYFLKNIQEEIVALRKVGSIPAVNKSDLGKVLVPVVAIDEQLRTVAALDRFDALVNDSGVGLPAELAARREQYKYYRDKLLTFEESTA; encoded by the coding sequence GTGAATTCCTTCAATGAGCTGATCGGCAGGCTAAAACTCGACGGCGTTCCATTCAAGACGCTTGGTGACGTCGGGACGTTTGTCCGGGGTAATGGTCTCCAGAAGAAGGATCTTACCGATGAAGGTGTTCCCGCCGTCCACTATGGCCAAATCCACACCCACTATGGGGTGTGGGCGACCGAGACGAAATCATTCACTTCAAAAGGCCTCGCGGCAAAGCTGCGCCATGCGAAGCCAGGTGATCTGCTAATTGCTACGACGAGCGAAGACGACCACGCTGTCGCGAAGGCAACGGCCTGGCTGGGCGAATCAGATGTCGTATTGAGTGGCGACGCATACATATACAGTCATACGCTCGAACCGAAATACGTTGCGTATTTTTTTCAATCCGAACAATTCGAGAGTCAGAAGCGGCGATACGTATCGGGAACCAAGGTGCGACGAGTATCGGGTGCAAGTCTGGCTAAAGTTCGCATCCCCGTGCCGCCTCGCGAGGTTCAGCGGGAGATTGCACGAATACTGGATCAGTTTGTTCAGCTGGAAGCGGAGCTGGAAGCGGAGCTGGAAGCCCGCCGCCGCCAGTACGGGTACTATCGCAACAGTATGGTAACCAAGAGCAGGTTCCGGTTAAGTGATTGGGTTCCGCTCGAAAACGTGGCTTCGATCCGGGCTGGGAATAGGCCGGAATCAATCAGTCACGTGGGCGATATACCGTACATAAACGCAGGTAATGAACCGTCTGGATTTACCGAGTCTGCCAACACGCACGGTGGGGCGGTGACCATTCCTTCACGAGGACAAGGCAGTGCCGGGCATGTCGGTTTCCAGAATGCAGAATTCTGGTGTGGGCCTCTCTGTTACCGAGTAGTCAGCTCCAATCCTGAGGTCTTAGACAAGTTTCTCTACTACTTTTTGAAAAATATACAAGAGGAGATAGTTGCCTTGAGGAAAGTGGGAAGTATTCCCGCAGTAAATAAATCGGATCTCGGAAAAGTTCTTGTCCCGGTGGTTGCTATCGATGAGCAGCTCCGTACGGTTGCGGCTCTCGATAGATTCGATGCGCTTGTAAATGACTCAGGTGTTGGCCTTCCTGCAGAGCTCGCAGCCCGCCGCGAGCAGTATAAGTACTACCGCGACAAGCTCCTTACCTTCGAGGAGTCCACAGCATGA
- a CDS encoding adenylate/guanylate cyclase domain-containing protein, giving the protein MMYPTISTSVSDIITASWNISKGTVVPETDDIVMKNGGRRVEATYAYADLADSSKIAQALNPEVAAKIIRSFVNSATRIFRFYDGEIRSFDGDRVMAIFIGEKKNWNAVRSAYAISWAVHDVIRPKLKEHWDWSTTPGGLYNISHRVGIDTGESLIVRGGARDNSDLISVGAAPNIAAKLSDLKFGHSTYATDRVIDALDGDDLLYYENNRLRLRCFERLNSRVEIGGTYNTVYGSSVYWGI; this is encoded by the coding sequence ATGATGTACCCGACCATCTCAACTAGCGTCAGCGACATCATCACGGCCAGCTGGAATATCTCGAAGGGCACCGTGGTCCCAGAAACCGATGACATCGTAATGAAGAACGGCGGACGAAGAGTCGAGGCGACGTACGCTTATGCTGACCTCGCGGACTCAAGCAAGATCGCTCAAGCTCTCAATCCAGAGGTCGCGGCTAAGATAATCCGCTCTTTCGTTAACAGCGCTACTCGCATCTTCCGCTTCTACGATGGCGAGATTCGGTCATTCGACGGCGACCGCGTGATGGCTATTTTTATCGGTGAGAAGAAGAACTGGAATGCTGTTCGGTCGGCTTACGCGATTAGCTGGGCCGTACATGACGTCATCCGTCCGAAACTCAAAGAACACTGGGATTGGTCCACCACGCCGGGCGGGTTATACAACATCAGCCACCGTGTCGGCATTGACACAGGTGAGTCTCTGATCGTTCGTGGTGGTGCTCGTGACAACAGCGACCTCATCTCAGTTGGCGCAGCACCCAACATCGCTGCCAAACTCAGCGACTTAAAGTTCGGCCATTCGACGTACGCCACCGACCGCGTTATCGATGCGCTTGACGGCGATGACTTGCTCTATTACGAGAACAACCGGCTACGCCTGCGATGCTTCGAACGACTCAATAGTCGTGTCGAGATAGGCGGTACCTACAACACGGTCTACGGTTCTAGCGTGTACTGGGGAATATAG
- a CDS encoding DUF6941 family protein, translating into MIITGLFFAEYARASNDMLDILGGVWDSCTVPRDTRMLECRLVALLQTGPDDIGKDFPATLEVLDANGEHIVNQRGLQIPGAGFTGENRFWFLSMQMVFRDEGRHNFILSAGGATASVGLRIAFG; encoded by the coding sequence ATGATCATCACCGGCTTGTTCTTCGCCGAGTACGCGCGCGCCTCCAACGACATGCTCGACATTCTCGGCGGTGTATGGGATTCCTGCACAGTCCCGCGCGATACCCGCATGCTCGAATGCCGTCTGGTAGCGCTCCTACAGACCGGGCCCGACGACATCGGTAAGGACTTTCCTGCGACTCTCGAAGTGCTCGACGCGAACGGGGAACACATCGTCAATCAGCGAGGCTTGCAGATCCCCGGTGCCGGCTTCACCGGCGAGAATCGATTCTGGTTCCTGTCGATGCAAATGGTGTTCCGCGACGAAGGACGACACAACTTCATCCTCAGCGCCGGTGGGGCCACAGCGAGCGTCGGGCTTCGCATCGCCTTCGGGTGA
- a CDS encoding type I restriction endonuclease subunit R: MSEATPRKYDPIAVSAESTVVAEYVPGAASEAGHQSEAALEHELIRLMESQAYEYLPIASDEQLTANLRLQLELLNYITFSDAEWTDFLDNKIAGKSDGIAEKTVRIQEDHVQILKRDDGSTKNIAFLDKHNIHNNRLQVINQYEVDRADSADEEGAGGRYANRYDVTILVNGLPMVHVELKRRGVDIREAFNQIDRYQRDSFWSGTGLFEYVQLFVISNGTLTKYYSNTTRNAHLNEQKKATKGRKSSNSFEFTSWWADAQNKPIQDLTSFVKTFFAKHTLLNILTRYCVLTADRLLLVMRPYQIVATERILQRIDIAINYKQLGTIAAGGYVWHTTGSGKTLTSFKTAQLASKLPSVEKVLFVVDRKDLDYQTMREYDRFQKGAANSNTSTAVLKKQLEDPTARIIITTIQKLSTFVKANKNHAIANEHVVIIFDECHRSQFGDMHTDITKMFKCYNLFGFTGTPIFAENSGSGGNPQFKTTEQAFGGKLHVYTIVDAITDKNVLPFRIDYINTIKVGNVVDKEVSAIDREKALLDPRRIDEIVKYTLEHFEQKTKRASTYEHSVVTNVPQSTRTRRQAEALRERKRVRGFNAIFATASIRAARIYYNVLTSEQEKLPAGKRLKIGLIYSYGANEAVDDDVIDDEGFETEDLPIDARSALEDAIIDYNEMFGTSYDTSADKFQNYYKDLSQRLKNRELDLVIVVNMFLTGFDATTLNTLFVDKNLRAHGLIQAYSRTNRILNSVKTYGNIVAFRDLEDATNNALELFGNKDARGVVVLKPFGDYYEQYSDRVNETLSKFPLGQPIIGEQAQREFIALFGHILRLENILTSFDDFAGNEILTERQGQDYRSVYLDLYAEFRKGTDADKELINDDVVFEVELIKQVEINVDYILMLVAKYCEDHGGNDEDKEIRAEISRAVDASPTLRNKKDLIEDFVDSVSVDEAVDEEWQAFIAVKSEAELAKIIEDENLHADNTRAFVHTAFRDGALRTSGTAITKVLPPVSRFARGGGHGEKKQRVIQKLSAFFERFFGLSA, encoded by the coding sequence ATGAGTGAGGCAACGCCACGCAAGTACGACCCGATTGCCGTTTCGGCAGAGAGTACGGTGGTCGCCGAGTACGTGCCGGGTGCGGCGTCGGAGGCTGGGCATCAATCGGAAGCTGCGCTTGAGCACGAGCTAATTAGGCTAATGGAGTCGCAGGCGTACGAATACCTGCCGATCGCCTCGGATGAGCAGCTGACTGCGAACCTGCGGCTGCAGCTTGAGCTGTTGAACTACATCACGTTCTCGGATGCGGAGTGGACCGACTTCTTGGACAACAAGATTGCCGGGAAGAGCGACGGCATCGCCGAGAAGACGGTGCGTATCCAGGAAGATCATGTGCAGATCCTCAAGCGCGACGACGGTTCTACAAAGAACATCGCATTTCTGGATAAGCACAACATCCACAACAACAGATTGCAGGTCATCAACCAATACGAGGTCGATCGTGCCGACTCTGCCGACGAGGAGGGTGCGGGTGGTCGGTACGCGAACCGCTATGACGTGACCATCCTGGTCAACGGGTTGCCGATGGTGCATGTCGAGCTTAAGCGGCGCGGTGTTGATATTCGTGAGGCGTTCAATCAGATAGATCGATACCAGCGAGACAGTTTTTGGTCAGGCACAGGTCTTTTCGAATATGTGCAGTTGTTTGTCATTAGTAACGGCACATTGACGAAGTACTACTCTAATACCACCCGCAACGCGCACTTGAACGAGCAAAAGAAGGCGACGAAGGGCCGCAAGAGTTCGAACTCATTCGAGTTCACGTCGTGGTGGGCGGATGCGCAAAATAAGCCGATCCAAGACCTGACGTCGTTCGTGAAAACTTTCTTCGCTAAGCACACGCTACTTAACATCCTTACCCGCTACTGCGTCCTGACCGCCGACCGTCTGCTGCTCGTCATGCGGCCTTACCAGATCGTTGCAACCGAACGAATCTTGCAGCGTATCGACATCGCCATCAACTACAAGCAACTCGGCACCATCGCAGCCGGCGGCTACGTGTGGCACACCACAGGGTCGGGCAAGACGTTGACATCGTTCAAGACAGCACAGCTTGCCTCCAAACTTCCGAGTGTGGAGAAAGTGCTGTTTGTCGTGGACCGCAAGGATCTCGACTATCAGACGATGCGCGAGTACGACCGCTTCCAGAAAGGTGCGGCAAACTCCAACACCTCGACGGCAGTGCTGAAGAAGCAGCTCGAAGACCCGACCGCGCGGATCATTATCACGACGATCCAGAAGCTCTCGACCTTCGTCAAAGCCAACAAGAATCATGCGATAGCCAACGAGCACGTCGTAATCATTTTCGACGAGTGTCACCGTTCGCAGTTCGGTGACATGCACACCGACATCACAAAAATGTTCAAGTGCTACAACCTGTTTGGCTTCACCGGAACACCGATCTTTGCCGAAAACAGCGGCAGCGGAGGCAACCCACAGTTCAAGACCACTGAACAAGCCTTCGGTGGGAAATTGCACGTCTACACGATCGTCGACGCGATCACCGACAAGAATGTGCTGCCCTTCCGGATCGACTACATCAACACAATCAAGGTCGGTAACGTCGTCGACAAAGAAGTATCGGCGATCGACCGTGAAAAGGCGCTGCTCGATCCTCGCCGCATCGATGAGATCGTCAAGTACACACTGGAGCACTTCGAACAGAAGACGAAACGAGCATCAACCTACGAGCATTCCGTGGTGACCAACGTCCCGCAGTCGACACGTACGCGACGCCAAGCCGAAGCGTTGCGTGAACGCAAACGTGTACGCGGCTTTAACGCAATTTTTGCGACTGCGTCGATAAGGGCGGCACGGATCTACTACAACGTGTTGACATCGGAGCAGGAGAAGCTCCCAGCTGGTAAGCGACTGAAAATTGGGTTGATCTATTCCTACGGCGCGAATGAGGCCGTCGACGATGATGTCATCGATGATGAAGGGTTTGAGACCGAGGATTTGCCGATCGACGCCCGCTCCGCGTTGGAAGATGCGATCATCGACTACAACGAGATGTTCGGTACCAGCTACGACACGAGCGCCGACAAGTTCCAGAACTACTACAAGGATCTCTCGCAGCGACTGAAGAACCGCGAGCTCGATCTGGTGATCGTGGTCAATATGTTCCTCACCGGATTCGATGCGACGACGCTGAACACATTGTTCGTGGACAAGAATCTGCGCGCACATGGACTGATCCAGGCGTATTCGCGGACCAACCGCATCCTGAACTCGGTGAAGACCTACGGTAACATCGTGGCGTTCCGTGATCTCGAAGACGCCACAAACAATGCGCTAGAGCTTTTCGGCAACAAGGACGCCCGAGGTGTCGTGGTACTCAAGCCATTCGGCGACTACTACGAGCAGTACTCCGACAGGGTCAATGAAACGCTATCAAAGTTCCCACTTGGACAACCAATTATCGGGGAGCAAGCTCAAAGAGAGTTTATCGCGCTCTTCGGTCATATTCTGCGGCTCGAGAACATCCTCACTTCATTTGACGACTTCGCTGGCAACGAGATCCTGACTGAACGCCAGGGTCAGGACTACCGCAGTGTCTACCTCGACCTTTACGCCGAGTTCCGCAAGGGTACCGACGCCGACAAAGAGCTGATCAACGACGATGTGGTGTTCGAGGTCGAGCTGATCAAGCAGGTCGAGATTAACGTCGATTACATTCTCATGCTCGTCGCCAAGTATTGCGAGGATCACGGTGGGAATGACGAGGACAAGGAGATCCGTGCTGAGATCTCCCGTGCGGTTGATGCCAGCCCCACGTTGCGCAACAAGAAGGATCTCATCGAGGACTTTGTCGACTCCGTGTCCGTCGATGAGGCTGTCGACGAAGAGTGGCAGGCATTCATTGCAGTCAAGAGCGAAGCTGAGCTGGCCAAGATCATTGAGGATGAGAATCTCCACGCCGACAACACGCGCGCCTTCGTCCATACGGCGTTCCGCGATGGAGCACTGCGCACAAGTGGTACGGCGATTACGAAGGTACTGCCGCCGGTCTCCCGATTCGCGAGAGGCGGCGGTCACGGAGAGAAAAAGCAACGCGTGATCCAGAAGCTGTCCGCGTTCTTCGAGAGGTTCTTCGGCTTGAGTGCCTGA